In one window of Corynebacterium mycetoides DNA:
- a CDS encoding ABC transporter permease, with amino-acid sequence MAATRPYSPAHTIRTTAVREIQVLSRMKSIWVTVALLLAAIVGLIGFLSWQANKDADQDAAPVAVVGVPAAAFAGSPFDAREVGDRAEAEQLVRDGDVDTAIVAGPNGWEVMEDGGPSASTMSTIESIASSYATARALDSLGVSQQEYAQALPATQVTSVDLSADGDRTDEDFARLLTVFVALVVIIFTIFLFAANIGGRVTSEKSSRVVELILASVRPLDFLAGKILGNVIFGFVLTVLILAVGAIALSVSGLADTADFSRSILTMLPVLLVAWLLSMLFFGALYAAAGSMVQRTEDLQSTQSPIMLLLITTMYVPLFGWTQTSAGWMQVMSWIPPVSILTAPLTYAAGDFTLAQLLGSFALAAVATAGAVWVAARIYRNSILNNGRKMTWLKALRS; translated from the coding sequence CCCGCCCGTACTCCCCCGCGCACACGATCAGGACGACCGCGGTGCGCGAGATCCAGGTGCTCTCCCGCATGAAGTCCATCTGGGTCACGGTCGCGCTGTTGCTGGCGGCCATCGTCGGGCTGATCGGTTTCCTTTCGTGGCAGGCGAACAAAGACGCCGACCAAGATGCCGCGCCGGTCGCGGTCGTCGGCGTGCCCGCCGCCGCCTTCGCCGGCTCGCCGTTCGACGCACGGGAGGTCGGCGACCGCGCCGAGGCCGAGCAACTGGTCCGTGACGGGGACGTCGACACCGCAATCGTCGCCGGCCCGAACGGGTGGGAGGTGATGGAGGACGGGGGGCCGTCGGCAAGCACGATGAGCACGATCGAGTCCATCGCGTCCTCCTACGCCACCGCCCGCGCCCTCGACAGCCTCGGTGTTTCCCAGCAGGAGTACGCGCAGGCACTTCCGGCGACGCAGGTCACCTCCGTAGACCTCTCCGCAGACGGGGACCGCACTGACGAGGACTTCGCGCGGCTCCTGACGGTGTTCGTCGCGCTGGTGGTGATCATTTTCACCATCTTCCTCTTCGCCGCGAACATCGGCGGCCGCGTGACCTCGGAGAAGTCGTCCCGGGTGGTCGAGCTCATCCTCGCGTCCGTGAGGCCGCTGGATTTTTTGGCCGGGAAAATCCTGGGCAACGTGATCTTCGGCTTCGTGCTCACCGTGCTCATCCTGGCGGTCGGCGCCATCGCGCTGTCCGTCTCGGGGCTAGCGGACACCGCCGATTTCTCCCGGTCGATCCTGACGATGCTGCCCGTGCTGCTTGTCGCGTGGCTGTTGTCGATGCTGTTCTTCGGCGCCCTCTACGCCGCCGCCGGCTCCATGGTCCAGCGCACGGAGGACCTGCAGTCCACGCAGTCCCCGATCATGTTGCTGCTCATCACCACGATGTACGTCCCCCTGTTCGGCTGGACGCAGACCTCCGCGGGGTGGATGCAGGTGATGAGCTGGATTCCGCCGGTTTCCATCCTCACCGCGCCGCTGACGTACGCTGCCGGCGACTTCACCCTCGCCCAGCTGCTCGGCTCCTTCGCCCTCGCGGCGGTGGCGACGGCCGGGGCGGTCTGGGTGGCGGCGCGCATCTACCGCAACTCAATCCTCAACAACGGCCGGAAGATGACGTGGCTGAAAGCCCTGCGATCTTAG
- a CDS encoding DNA repair helicase XPB, with product MLDGPLIIQSDKTVLLDLSHPRAAEARAALAPFAELERAPEHVHTYRITPLALWNARAAGFDAEQAVDTLERFSRFPVPQSLLVDVAETMARYGRVRLVNHPAHGLVLEADDAAILTEISRSKAIRPLIGAAIDDVTVPVHPSERGRIKQELTKLGWPVEDLAGYVDGESHPIDLTHDDWELRDYQRYATESFWEGGSGVVVLPCGAGKTIVGAASMAQAKTTTLILVTNTVAGRQWRDELLRRTTLTPEEIGEYSGERKEIRPVTIATYQVVTRKTKGEYRALELFDSRDWGLIIYDEVHLLPAPVFRMAADLQSRRRLGLTATLVREDGREDDVFSLIGPKRYDAPWKELELAGYIASAECVEVRTTLTEEERLAYATAETRERYRVAATSAGKDAVVDKLLAQHAGEQVLIIGAYVDQLESIAARTGAPLVHGTTSTRKREAAFDAFRRGELPTLVVSKVANFSLDLPEAAVGIQVSGTFGSRQEEAQRLGRLLRPKADGGGATFYTVVARDTLDAEYALRRQRFLAEQGYAYRLVDADDL from the coding sequence ATGCTCGACGGCCCGCTGATCATCCAGTCCGACAAAACTGTTCTCCTGGATCTCTCCCACCCCCGCGCCGCCGAGGCCCGCGCCGCCCTCGCCCCGTTCGCGGAGCTCGAGCGCGCCCCCGAGCACGTGCACACCTACCGCATCACGCCACTCGCGCTGTGGAACGCGCGCGCTGCGGGTTTCGACGCCGAGCAGGCGGTGGACACCCTCGAGCGCTTCTCCCGCTTCCCCGTACCACAGTCGTTACTTGTCGACGTCGCGGAGACGATGGCCCGCTACGGCCGCGTCCGCCTGGTCAACCACCCTGCCCACGGGCTCGTGCTGGAGGCCGACGACGCTGCGATACTCACCGAGATCTCGCGCAGCAAGGCGATCCGTCCGCTCATCGGCGCGGCCATCGACGACGTCACCGTGCCCGTCCACCCCTCCGAGCGGGGCCGCATCAAGCAGGAGCTGACCAAGCTCGGCTGGCCGGTCGAGGACCTCGCCGGGTACGTCGACGGCGAATCGCACCCCATTGACCTCACGCACGACGACTGGGAACTTCGCGACTACCAGCGCTACGCCACCGAGTCCTTCTGGGAGGGCGGGTCCGGAGTGGTAGTCCTGCCGTGCGGCGCGGGCAAGACCATCGTGGGCGCGGCCTCTATGGCGCAGGCGAAGACGACCACCCTGATCCTGGTCACTAACACGGTCGCCGGGCGGCAGTGGCGCGACGAGCTGCTGCGCCGCACGACCCTGACCCCGGAGGAAATCGGCGAGTACTCGGGCGAGCGCAAGGAAATCCGCCCCGTCACCATCGCCACCTACCAGGTGGTCACCCGCAAAACGAAGGGCGAGTACCGCGCCCTCGAGCTGTTCGATTCGCGCGACTGGGGCCTCATTATCTACGACGAGGTGCACCTGTTGCCCGCCCCGGTCTTCCGCATGGCCGCCGACCTGCAATCGCGCCGCCGCCTGGGGCTGACCGCCACGCTCGTGCGCGAGGACGGCCGTGAGGACGACGTCTTCTCGCTCATCGGGCCGAAGCGTTACGACGCCCCCTGGAAGGAGCTCGAGCTCGCCGGCTACATCGCCTCCGCCGAATGCGTGGAGGTGCGCACCACGCTGACCGAGGAGGAGCGCCTGGCCTACGCCACCGCCGAGACGCGGGAGCGCTACCGCGTGGCGGCGACGTCGGCCGGCAAAGACGCGGTCGTCGACAAGCTTTTGGCGCAGCATGCCGGCGAGCAGGTCCTCATCATCGGCGCGTACGTGGACCAGCTGGAATCGATCGCCGCGCGCACGGGTGCCCCGCTCGTGCACGGCACGACGTCGACACGCAAACGCGAAGCAGCCTTCGACGCGTTCCGCCGCGGCGAGCTGCCCACGCTTGTGGTGTCCAAGGTGGCGAACTTCTCCCTCGATCTCCCCGAGGCCGCGGTGGGCATCCAGGTCTCCGGCACCTTCGGCTCCCGCCAGGAGGAGGCGCAGCGCCTCGGCCGCTTGCTGCGGCCCAAGGCGGACGGGGGCGGCGCGACGTTTTACACCGTTGTCGCCCGCGACACGCTGGATGCCGAGTACGCGCTGCGCCGCCAGCGCTTCCTGGCCGAACAGGGCTACGCCTACCGCCTAGTGGACGCCGACGACCTCTAA
- a CDS encoding DUF3239 domain-containing protein yields MTAFTFDVDENWAKEHNEMLRDTRSLTLSGIALFILCLAAAVAVWVFVDPASPWHLLGTLALALFGVMMLIVGLAIPKSVGTAQSLYGAHPLAPAIIAGHPGTRTTLLALVNTSVDASAPRWALTVHDVSNIPHVDNTVGAKVPVAAVGGRRDAADQDHWKVITPMPIAWGTPDAAVVARALAAIPDEQWRTLRANKDRVDEVRRAKNDLLPL; encoded by the coding sequence ATGACCGCATTCACATTCGACGTTGACGAGAACTGGGCGAAAGAACACAACGAGATGCTCCGGGACACCCGCAGCCTCACCCTCTCCGGCATCGCGCTGTTTATCCTGTGCCTCGCCGCGGCCGTCGCCGTGTGGGTGTTCGTTGATCCCGCGTCGCCCTGGCACCTGCTGGGGACGCTCGCTCTCGCCCTGTTCGGGGTGATGATGCTGATCGTCGGCCTCGCGATCCCGAAGTCGGTGGGCACGGCGCAGTCGCTCTACGGCGCGCACCCGCTCGCCCCGGCCATCATCGCCGGCCACCCCGGCACCCGCACGACGCTCCTCGCCCTCGTGAACACGAGCGTCGACGCCTCGGCGCCGCGCTGGGCGCTGACCGTGCACGACGTGTCGAACATCCCGCACGTGGACAACACGGTGGGCGCGAAGGTGCCCGTCGCGGCTGTCGGTGGGCGTCGCGACGCCGCGGACCAGGACCATTGGAAGGTGATCACGCCGATGCCGATTGCGTGGGGGACCCCGGACGCGGCGGTCGTCGCCAGGGCGCTGGCCGCGATCCCCGACGAGCAGTGGCGGACGCTGCGCGCCAACAAGGACCGGGTGGACGAGGTGCGCCGGGCGAAGAACGACCTGCTGCCCCTTTAA